The proteins below come from a single Nocardioides eburneiflavus genomic window:
- a CDS encoding TrmH family RNA methyltransferase translates to MQADEHEQQRAPYDPMPHGPAEVGVGPWPGAWPDGEHWDPDLLRDGDRRNVVDRYRYWTLEAIVADLDTRRHDFHVAIENWQHDFNIGTIVRTANAFLAAEVHIVGNRRWNRRGAMVTDRYQHVRHHPDAASLAAYLHSLGPDGGEPVRLLGIDNLPGSEHLETMELPRRVCFLFGQEGPGLSEAARVACDGTFSIAQFGSTRSINASSAAAIAMHSWVRTYADLAGDDAWRG, encoded by the coding sequence ATGCAGGCCGACGAGCACGAGCAGCAGCGGGCGCCGTACGACCCCATGCCGCACGGCCCCGCGGAAGTGGGCGTGGGCCCGTGGCCGGGGGCGTGGCCCGACGGTGAGCACTGGGACCCCGACCTGCTGCGCGACGGCGACCGCCGCAACGTGGTCGACCGCTACCGCTACTGGACCTTGGAGGCGATCGTCGCCGACCTCGACACCCGCCGCCACGACTTCCACGTCGCGATCGAGAACTGGCAGCACGACTTCAACATCGGCACCATCGTGCGCACGGCCAACGCCTTCCTCGCCGCCGAGGTGCACATCGTCGGCAACCGTCGCTGGAACCGTCGCGGAGCGATGGTGACCGACCGCTACCAGCACGTCCGGCACCACCCCGACGCGGCGAGCCTCGCGGCGTACCTGCACTCGCTCGGTCCGGACGGGGGAGAGCCGGTGCGGCTGCTGGGGATCGACAACCTCCCGGGGAGCGAGCACCTCGAGACGATGGAGCTGCCGCGGCGGGTCTGCTTCCTGTTCGGCCAGGAGGGTCCCGGCCTCTCCGAGGCGGCCCGCGTGGCCTGCGACGGCACGTTCTCGATCGCGCAGTTCGGCTCGACGCGCTCGATCAACGCCAGCTCGGCGGCCGCGATCGCGATGCACAGCTGGGTGCGGACGTACGCCGACCTCGCCGGCGACGACGCCTGGCGGGGCTAG
- a CDS encoding septum formation family protein produces the protein MTRCLGLSAAVAALVAATLTTVTAPVSAADPGVGAPAVGQCFDMDVEELAAASYVEAPVDCAGTHTARTIAVAILPDDLTYASTGKLTRFALETCFPAQRKVLRTSLLGMRMSAYNVGWFLPTPEQQAAGARWLRCDLVLGGASLEPLPAKVALGKLPYEKSVSRCLTGGDFLLTTCTSRHAFRATAAIKVKASRYPSEKAWKRIGTQRCRNAVTSRSYRFGWPSKPAWKADDRALICYSKSRR, from the coding sequence ATGACCCGCTGTCTCGGACTCAGCGCCGCTGTTGCCGCCCTGGTCGCCGCCACCCTCACCACCGTCACCGCCCCGGTGAGTGCCGCGGACCCGGGCGTGGGCGCCCCGGCCGTGGGCCAGTGCTTCGACATGGACGTCGAGGAGCTCGCCGCTGCCTCCTACGTCGAGGCACCCGTCGACTGCGCGGGCACCCACACGGCCCGGACGATCGCCGTCGCGATCCTGCCCGACGACCTCACCTATGCGAGCACCGGCAAGCTCACCCGCTTCGCCCTCGAGACCTGCTTCCCCGCCCAGCGCAAGGTGCTCCGGACCTCGCTGCTCGGCATGCGGATGAGCGCCTACAACGTCGGCTGGTTCCTGCCGACCCCCGAGCAGCAGGCCGCGGGTGCGCGCTGGCTGCGGTGCGACCTCGTCCTGGGCGGCGCCTCGCTGGAGCCGCTCCCGGCCAAGGTGGCACTCGGGAAGCTCCCCTACGAGAAGTCGGTGTCGCGGTGCCTGACAGGTGGCGACTTCCTGCTGACGACCTGCACCAGCCGGCACGCGTTCCGCGCGACCGCCGCGATCAAGGTCAAGGCGTCCCGCTACCCCAGCGAGAAGGCGTGGAAGCGCATCGGGACCCAGCGCTGCCGCAACGCGGTGACGTCGCGGTCCTACCGGTTCGGCTGGCCGTCGAAGCCGGCCTGGAAGGCCGACGACCGCGCGCTGATCTGCTACTCGAAGTCGCGCCGCTAG
- the fbaA gene encoding class II fructose-bisphosphate aldolase — protein sequence MPIATPEVYAQMLDAAKERSFAYPAINVSSSQTLNAALKGFADAGSDGIIQVSTGGAEYLSGPSVKDMVTGSVAFAAYAAEVAKNYPVNIALHTDHCPQDKLDGFVRPLLDISAERVARGEAPLFQSHMWDGSAVPLEENLQIAQELLAKCAAAHIVLEIEVGVVGGEEDGVANEINDQLYTTPEDAIATVKALGAGENGRYMTALTFGNVHGVYKPGNVKLRPEILKTAQEAAASELGLGADARPFDLVFHGGSGSTAQEISDAVDFGVVKMNVDTDTQYAFSRPVAAHMFTHYDGVLKIDGEVGNKKQYDPRAWGKAAEAGMAARIVEACENLRSAGTSLGA from the coding sequence ATGCCCATCGCCACCCCCGAGGTCTACGCGCAGATGCTGGACGCGGCGAAGGAGAGGTCCTTCGCCTACCCGGCCATCAACGTGTCGTCCTCCCAGACGCTCAACGCCGCGCTGAAGGGCTTCGCCGACGCCGGCTCCGACGGCATCATCCAGGTGTCCACCGGCGGTGCGGAGTACCTCTCCGGCCCGTCCGTTAAGGACATGGTCACCGGCTCCGTCGCCTTCGCCGCGTACGCCGCCGAGGTCGCGAAGAACTACCCCGTCAACATCGCGCTGCACACCGACCACTGCCCCCAGGACAAGCTCGACGGCTTCGTCCGCCCGCTGCTCGACATCTCCGCCGAGCGCGTGGCCCGCGGTGAGGCGCCGCTCTTCCAGTCGCACATGTGGGACGGATCGGCCGTGCCGCTGGAGGAGAATCTCCAGATCGCCCAGGAGCTGCTCGCCAAGTGCGCCGCGGCCCACATCGTCCTCGAGATCGAGGTCGGCGTCGTCGGCGGCGAGGAGGACGGCGTCGCCAACGAGATCAACGACCAGCTCTACACCACCCCCGAGGACGCCATCGCCACGGTGAAGGCGCTCGGCGCGGGCGAGAACGGCCGCTACATGACGGCCCTCACCTTCGGCAACGTGCACGGCGTCTACAAGCCCGGCAACGTCAAGCTGCGCCCCGAGATCCTCAAGACGGCGCAGGAGGCCGCCGCGTCCGAGCTCGGCCTCGGCGCCGACGCCCGCCCCTTCGACCTGGTCTTCCACGGCGGGTCGGGCTCGACCGCGCAGGAGATCAGCGACGCCGTCGACTTCGGCGTGGTGAAGATGAACGTCGACACCGACACCCAGTACGCCTTCAGCCGCCCCGTCGCGGCGCACATGTTCACCCACTACGACGGCGTGCTGAAGATCGACGGCGAGGTCGGCAACAAGAAGCAGTACGACCCCCGCGCGTGGGGCAAGGCTGCCGAGGCCGGCATGGCGGCTCGCATCGTCGAGGCCTGCGAGAACCTGCGCTCGGCCGGGACCTCGCTCGGGGCCTGA
- a CDS encoding M14 family zinc carboxypeptidase, with translation MSVRTSTIRRSATLLALALAGAALTAPTAAQGGTTAVAEAFAPQLVTVDTPTRADKTRLQSLGLDLTEHAGHDYVEVVLHTLADRDALRAAGFTWDVRIADLLRREAEINRLDDLFAATRIRTALPSGRDAYRSLADYNAEMTSMAADNPGLVRLLTLPEKTLDGRTVLGVEIAKDVASRDGRPTFAMFGVHHAREWPSGEHAMEFAVDLVKGARAGDPRITSLLDRGRMVVVPVVNPDGFHLSFTDGQLVDLRELDGGGTATILGTPGNAYKRKNCRVVDGQDTPDGTCAAFSLTSPGGYLLGTDLNRNYGGLWGGPGASDLFADPTYRGAAPFSEPETRNVRELISTRQVTMMISNHTFSNLVLRPNGVNPTTIGPDGLPVGDAPDEEAMKELGARMTAQNGYANIHGWELYDTTGTTEDWSYNATGGYGYTFEIGPDEFHPPFAQVVDEYLGAGAYAGKGNREAYLVAFEEAVSRASHAVISGKAPSGATLRLRKEFSTPTWSAENDFTDSLETTMVTSGRTFAWDVNQSTRPAVQSRLVKLLEEEPTRSETFTGTAAPTSSVDHELVVTESDQEILQVDLDWPTPDDLDLEVYRKEADGSLTEVGGSGNFVGEKERATINAPTPGTYVLRVVNFASVSPTYTLTASLYDATEQTTAPLVEAWTLTCEKEGQVLQTVPVVVDRGQQVRVDLKECSRRWNG, from the coding sequence TCGTCACCGTCGACACGCCGACCCGCGCCGACAAGACACGCCTGCAGTCGCTCGGGCTCGACCTCACCGAGCATGCCGGCCACGACTACGTCGAGGTCGTGCTCCACACACTCGCAGACCGCGACGCGCTGCGCGCCGCCGGGTTCACCTGGGACGTCCGGATCGCCGACCTGCTCCGGCGCGAGGCCGAGATCAACCGGCTCGACGACCTCTTCGCGGCCACGCGGATCCGTACGGCGCTCCCGTCGGGCCGCGACGCCTACCGCAGCCTCGCCGACTACAACGCCGAGATGACGTCGATGGCCGCGGACAACCCCGGCCTGGTGAGGCTGCTCACCCTGCCGGAGAAGACGCTCGACGGCCGCACCGTGCTGGGCGTCGAGATCGCGAAGGACGTCGCGTCCCGCGACGGGCGACCCACGTTCGCGATGTTCGGCGTGCACCACGCGCGCGAGTGGCCCTCGGGCGAGCACGCGATGGAGTTCGCCGTCGACCTGGTCAAGGGCGCACGAGCCGGCGACCCGCGCATCACCAGCCTGCTGGATCGTGGCCGCATGGTCGTCGTGCCGGTGGTCAACCCCGACGGCTTCCACCTGTCGTTCACCGACGGCCAGCTCGTGGACCTGCGCGAGCTCGACGGCGGCGGCACCGCGACGATCCTGGGAACTCCGGGCAACGCCTACAAGCGCAAGAACTGCCGCGTGGTCGACGGACAGGACACTCCCGACGGGACCTGCGCGGCGTTCAGCCTGACCAGCCCCGGCGGCTACCTGCTCGGCACCGACCTCAACCGCAACTACGGCGGCCTGTGGGGTGGCCCAGGTGCCTCCGACCTGTTCGCCGACCCGACCTACCGGGGCGCCGCGCCCTTCTCCGAGCCGGAGACCCGCAACGTGCGCGAGCTCATCTCGACCCGGCAGGTCACGATGATGATCTCCAACCACACCTTCTCCAACCTCGTCCTCCGACCCAACGGGGTGAACCCGACCACCATCGGTCCCGACGGACTCCCCGTCGGGGATGCCCCCGACGAGGAGGCGATGAAGGAGCTCGGCGCGAGGATGACCGCGCAGAACGGCTACGCCAACATCCACGGCTGGGAGCTCTACGACACGACCGGCACCACCGAGGACTGGTCCTACAACGCGACCGGCGGCTACGGCTACACCTTCGAGATCGGACCGGACGAGTTCCACCCGCCCTTCGCCCAGGTGGTCGACGAGTACCTCGGCGCCGGGGCGTACGCCGGCAAGGGCAACCGCGAGGCCTACCTCGTGGCCTTCGAGGAGGCCGTGAGCCGTGCCAGCCACGCCGTCATCTCCGGCAAGGCGCCCTCGGGCGCCACGCTGCGGCTGCGCAAGGAGTTCTCGACGCCGACCTGGAGCGCGGAGAACGACTTCACCGACTCGCTCGAGACCACGATGGTCACCAGCGGCAGGACCTTCGCCTGGGACGTCAACCAGTCCACCCGACCGGCCGTGCAGTCGCGCCTCGTGAAGCTCCTCGAGGAGGAGCCGACCCGGTCGGAGACCTTCACCGGCACGGCCGCGCCGACCTCGTCGGTCGACCACGAGCTCGTCGTCACCGAGTCCGACCAGGAGATCCTGCAGGTCGACCTCGACTGGCCCACCCCGGACGACCTCGACCTCGAGGTCTACCGCAAGGAGGCCGACGGCTCGCTCACCGAGGTGGGCGGCTCCGGCAACTTCGTCGGCGAGAAGGAGCGCGCGACGATCAACGCGCCCACCCCCGGCACGTACGTCCTGCGGGTCGTCAACTTCGCGTCGGTGTCGCCGACCTACACCCTCACCGCGTCGTTGTACGACGCGACGGAGCAGACGACTGCACCGCTCGTCGAGGCCTGGACGCTCACGTGCGAGAAGGAGGGGCAGGTGCTGCAGACGGTGCCGGTGGTCGTCGACCGGGGCCAGCAGGTGAGAGTCGACCTCAAGGAGTGCAGCCGGCGCTGGAACGGCTGA